A single genomic interval of Streptococcus suis harbors:
- a CDS encoding metallophosphoesterase: MKKLKNIKPRCFVFICILIFLALGFDSRLQVTHYRLVSPKISQPIRLALITDLHSSNYGKNQIQILETLEKEEPDIILLGGDILDDELSDRKTLELLSGLSKFNHTYYVSGNHEIWSNRYDQMLEHLRQQNVVVLSGDSSRVDVRGQSITISGIDDPEYFQKYDTSENLLDQLEDIKGKQISTDFQVLLAHRPELIDTYQKYGFDLVLSGHAHGGQWRVPYLVNGVFAPNQGFLPKYAGGLYEVENSYFIVSRGLAKESTRVLRFFNRPEIIIVDLVNP, translated from the coding sequence ATGAAAAAACTAAAAAATATTAAGCCACGATGCTTTGTTTTTATTTGTATCCTAATTTTTCTTGCTTTAGGCTTTGACAGTCGGCTTCAAGTAACTCATTACAGGCTTGTTAGTCCCAAAATATCTCAGCCAATCAGACTTGCTCTAATTACTGATTTACACTCATCAAATTACGGTAAAAATCAGATACAAATCTTGGAAACATTAGAGAAAGAAGAGCCAGATATCATTTTATTAGGTGGAGATATTTTGGATGATGAACTTTCTGACAGAAAAACTCTAGAATTGTTAAGCGGGCTAAGTAAATTTAATCATACTTACTATGTGTCAGGTAATCATGAAATATGGAGTAATCGATATGATCAGATGCTGGAACATCTGAGACAACAGAATGTGGTCGTATTATCTGGAGATAGTAGTAGAGTTGATGTAAGGGGGCAGTCCATCACTATTTCAGGCATTGATGATCCTGAATATTTTCAAAAGTATGATACTAGCGAGAATTTGCTAGACCAACTTGAAGACATAAAAGGGAAGCAAATAAGCACTGACTTCCAAGTTTTACTAGCGCACCGACCAGAACTAATTGATACTTATCAAAAGTATGGATTTGATTTAGTGTTATCTGGTCATGCGCATGGAGGACAATGGAGAGTGCCTTATTTGGTTAATGGTGTATTTGCGCCTAATCAAGGTTTTCTTCCGAAATATGCAGGTGGTTTATATGAAGTTGAAAATTCGTATTTTATTGTAAGCAGGGGTCTGGCCAAAGAATCTACACGAGTACTAAGATTCTTTAATCGCCCAGAAATTATCATTGTAGATCTTGTTAATCCGTAA